TTTTCTCTATTCGGTTGTTAATGTCCTTCTCTATAATTCTTGCCGGCGGTGTTTCCCGCTGACAAAAATTATAGTACCATAAATTTTAAAACAAGTCAATAACTTTTTTTATTTTTTTAAAAAATTTCCATTATTCTATCCATAATTTTTTTCTTTTCTACATCTTTTTTCACTATTAAATCATCTTTAAAAACAACTTCACCATTGATTAAAACTTTATAACTTCCTACAACTGTACCAGCTTTTATAGGGGCTACTAACTTTTTTTCTCTTTCTGTTTCTATTGAAATATCTGCATCTTTTTTTACTATTTGTGAATAAGACTTTGTTCCATAAACTTTAACATCTGAAACATATGCATTTGAAATTGGAATTGATAAAACTGAAATATCTTTTTTTATAATATCCTTATTTTTATAATTTTCATGAAACTCTTTATTTAGTTCTAATACTTTTTCATCCCTAATTTTAGGAGATTTTCCTCCCATTACAACAGTAACGATATTCGCATTATCTTTATTACTTAAAATTGTTATATTAAACCTAGATTTTGTATGATATCCTGTTTTTAAACCATAAATACCTTCTTTATCTAAAAGATGGATTGTACTTTTTAATTTATATTCTCCATTTTTTATTTCTGCAGTTTTTTGACGTGCAATTGCTATATATTCTGGGTATTTCAAAGCTTCTATAGAAAGTCTATAAATGCCTTCAGCTGTTCCCATATCAAGTTTCTTTTTAGTCATATGATCTGGTAATCCAGCTGGTGTATAAAATTCTAAATCGTTTTCTAAACCTAAAGATTTTGCTTTTTCATTCATCATATCAACAAACCTAGGAATACTGCCTTTTCCTGAGTGTTTTGCTAAAGCATATGCAGCATTATTTGCTGATTTTATAGCTGCAGATTTCAATAAATCTATTACAGTTATTTTTTCTCCACTTTGCATAGGAATTGCACTTCCTCCAACACTTAAAATTTCCCAATCAATTGAAACTTCATCATATAAACTTATATTACCTTTTCTTATTTCATCTAAAGTTACTATTATTGTCATAACTTTAGTTACAGAAGCTAATGGATATTTTTTAGTTGCATTTTCTTGATAAAATATATTACCTTTATCATCACCTACAACATAAGCTCTGTAATTTGGAATATTATCTTTTACAACAGATTTTGGAACACTTTTTGAAAAAGAAAGGGTTGATGCAACTAAAGTAAAAATTACTACTAATTTCTTCATAGCTTCTTCCTCCAAATAAAAAATTTAGGAATCACATGCCGCGATTCCTAAATATATTATACATTATTTTTCTTTTTTAGCCAAGTAATCTTCGATTGCCTCTTTTAAAGCCTCTTCTGCTAAAACTGAGCAGTGCATTTTTGTTGCTGGTAAACCACCTAAAGCTTCTGCCACAACTTTATTTGTAATCTCTAATGCTTCATGTATATTTTTTCCTAATACCATTTCAGTTGATACTGAAGATGTAGCTATAGCTGAAGCACATCCAAACGTTCTGAATTTAACATCTGTTATTATATCATTTTCTATTTTCAAAAATATTTCCATTATATCTCCGCAAGATGGATTCCCTACCTTACCATATCCATCAGGATTCTCCATTGTTCCTACATTTCTAGGATTCATAAAATGATCCATTACTTTTTCTGAATATTGCATAATTTTCTCCTTAGCTCTTAATTGTTTTTATTTTTTATATTCATTCCATAAAGGGGATAACATTCTTAGTTTTTCTATAACTTTAACAACTTGTTCAATTGTGTAATCTATTTCTTCTTTTGTATTATATTTACCTAAACTAAATCTTATTGTTCCATGAGCAAACTCAGGTTCAATTCCCATTCCTAGTAAAACATGAGATGCTTGTAACTCATCCGATGAGCAAGCTGATCCTGAACTTACTGCAACACCTAAATAACTTAAAGATAAAAGTATTGATTCTCCTTCTAAGTACTTAAAAGTTATACTTGAAGTTCCCGGAAGTCTTTCAACAGATTTTGCATTTACTACAACTTCTGGAATTCTACTAACTATTTCAGTTTCAAAATAATCTCTCAATTCTTCTTCTCTTTTTATTTCAGAGTCCATACTTTCGCAGGCAATTTCTAAAGCTTTAGCCATTCCTACTACCGCTGGTGTATTAGTTGTTCCTGGTCTCAGTTTTTTCTCTTGTCCTCCACCAGTTATTGTTCTAGCTACTCTTACACCTTGTCTTATATAAAGACCAGCGATTCCTTTTGGTCCATGAAATTTATGTCCTGAGAAAGTTAATAAATCTGCTCCTAACTCCTTTGGATAAACTGGTATTTTTCCAACACTTTGAACAGCATCTACATGAAGCAATACTCTATTTTTTTTAGCAATTTCAGCTATATTTTTTATTGGCTCAATAGTTCCAACTTCATTATTAGCATGCATTACTGATATCAAAATAGTTTCATCAGTTATTGCCTCTTCTAGTTTTTTTATATCTATAACACCATTTTGATCAACAGGTATAAATGTTACTTTATATCCATCATGCTCTAAATCTTTAAATGTATTTTTTATAGCTGGGTGTTCAATTGAACTCGTTATTATATGATTTCCTCTATTTTTATATGCTTTAGCTACTCCTCTAACTGCAATGTTATCTGATTCAGTTCCCGAAGATGTAAATATAATCTCCTCTGGTTTAACTTTTAATAAAGTTGCAATTTTTTCTCTTGCTTCTGAAACAGCTATTCCCGTTTCCTTTCCAAAAAGGTGCATACTAAAAGCATTTCCATATTCTTCTGTTAAAAAAGGCATCATTGCTTCTAATACTTTAGGGTCCATTTTAGTAGTAGCATTGTTATCCAGATAAACTCTCATAGTTATCGTCTCCTTAAGTCATCGTTTATATTCTTATATTAAAATAATAACATTCTTTACCA
The genomic region above belongs to Candidatus Cetobacterium colombiensis and contains:
- a CDS encoding D-alanyl-D-alanine carboxypeptidase family protein; the encoded protein is MKKLVVIFTLVASTLSFSKSVPKSVVKDNIPNYRAYVVGDDKGNIFYQENATKKYPLASVTKVMTIIVTLDEIRKGNISLYDEVSIDWEILSVGGSAIPMQSGEKITVIDLLKSAAIKSANNAAYALAKHSGKGSIPRFVDMMNEKAKSLGLENDLEFYTPAGLPDHMTKKKLDMGTAEGIYRLSIEALKYPEYIAIARQKTAEIKNGEYKLKSTIHLLDKEGIYGLKTGYHTKSRFNITILSNKDNANIVTVVMGGKSPKIRDEKVLELNKEFHENYKNKDIIKKDISVLSIPISNAYVSDVKVYGTKSYSQIVKKDADISIETEREKKLVAPIKAGTVVGSYKVLINGEVVFKDDLIVKKDVEKKKIMDRIMEIF
- the nifU gene encoding Fe-S cluster assembly scaffold protein NifU — its product is MQYSEKVMDHFMNPRNVGTMENPDGYGKVGNPSCGDIMEIFLKIENDIITDVKFRTFGCASAIATSSVSTEMVLGKNIHEALEITNKVVAEALGGLPATKMHCSVLAEEALKEAIEDYLAKKEK
- a CDS encoding cysteine desulfurase family protein; protein product: MRVYLDNNATTKMDPKVLEAMMPFLTEEYGNAFSMHLFGKETGIAVSEAREKIATLLKVKPEEIIFTSSGTESDNIAVRGVAKAYKNRGNHIITSSIEHPAIKNTFKDLEHDGYKVTFIPVDQNGVIDIKKLEEAITDETILISVMHANNEVGTIEPIKNIAEIAKKNRVLLHVDAVQSVGKIPVYPKELGADLLTFSGHKFHGPKGIAGLYIRQGVRVARTITGGGQEKKLRPGTTNTPAVVGMAKALEIACESMDSEIKREEELRDYFETEIVSRIPEVVVNAKSVERLPGTSSITFKYLEGESILLSLSYLGVAVSSGSACSSDELQASHVLLGMGIEPEFAHGTIRFSLGKYNTKEEIDYTIEQVVKVIEKLRMLSPLWNEYKK